In Marinobacter sp. es.048, the following proteins share a genomic window:
- the soxX gene encoding sulfur oxidation c-type cytochrome SoxX yields MRKGLISVCLTTLALSATAPVFAETTQADIDRGKELAYSRKDGNCLACHKMDDGKLTGNIGPELADMQARFPDREMLFKRIWDETQFNPVTVMPPFGRHMILSKQEINRIIDYLYTL; encoded by the coding sequence ATGCGAAAAGGGCTCATCTCCGTGTGCTTGACCACACTCGCACTGAGCGCAACAGCGCCGGTGTTTGCCGAAACAACCCAGGCTGATATCGACCGCGGAAAAGAACTCGCATACAGCCGAAAAGACGGAAACTGCCTTGCCTGCCACAAGATGGACGACGGCAAGCTTACCGGGAATATCGGGCCGGAACTTGCTGACATGCAGGCCCGATTTCCAGACCGAGAAATGCTGTTCAAACGCATCTGGGACGAAACCCAGTTCAATCCCGTAACGGTGATGCCACCGTTCGGGAGACACATGATCCTGAGCAAACAAGAAATCAACCGGATCATCGATTACCTGTATACGCTTTAA
- the soxZ gene encoding thiosulfate oxidation carrier complex protein SoxZ, translated as MASSIRVRAVENGGVTSLKALVRHPMDSGFVKDSAGNVIPAHFIKVLTIAHKGKNVFVANWGPAVSKDPFLECRFEGAKKGDELTISWVDNEGESDSTNATIA; from the coding sequence ATGGCGTCCAGTATCAGAGTTCGAGCAGTAGAGAATGGCGGCGTGACATCACTGAAAGCCCTGGTTCGACATCCCATGGATTCAGGCTTCGTTAAGGATTCAGCAGGGAACGTCATCCCGGCTCATTTCATCAAGGTTCTTACTATTGCTCACAAGGGCAAGAACGTTTTCGTAGCCAATTGGGGCCCGGCGGTATCCAAGGATCCCTTTCTGGAATGCCGGTTCGAGGGTGCCAAGAAGGGTGACGAACTCACCATCAGCTGGGTCGACAACGAAGGCGAAAGCGATTCAACCAACGCAACGATCGCCTGA
- the soxA gene encoding sulfur oxidation c-type cytochrome SoxA, whose protein sequence is MLKAKVILVSLGITLAIPQAMAGSTPEEDRKEAVEYFKQMFPDVPFEEYVNGQYALNEDRRKQWESMQDFPPYEFAVAEGQEMFETPFANGKTYASCFENNGIGIRQNYPYFDAEKNEVITLELAINRCREANGEKPLRWKKGAIASISAYMASTSAGKPIDIKVPDNPNAMAAYQDGKEFYYSRRGQLNFSCASCHVQNPGKWIRADFLSPSLGQPANFPVHRSKWGELGTLHRRFAGCNNNVRADPLPAQSEEYRNLEYFLTYMSNGLPVVGPATRP, encoded by the coding sequence ATGCTTAAAGCGAAAGTCATTCTGGTCTCGCTCGGTATTACATTGGCCATTCCCCAGGCAATGGCGGGCTCGACTCCGGAAGAAGACAGAAAAGAGGCGGTTGAATACTTCAAGCAGATGTTCCCGGATGTTCCGTTCGAGGAGTACGTTAACGGCCAATACGCTCTGAACGAAGATCGGCGCAAGCAGTGGGAATCAATGCAAGACTTCCCACCTTACGAATTTGCAGTGGCGGAAGGTCAGGAAATGTTTGAGACGCCATTTGCCAACGGCAAGACCTACGCTAGCTGTTTCGAAAATAACGGCATCGGTATTCGTCAGAACTACCCGTACTTCGATGCGGAGAAGAATGAAGTTATCACACTTGAACTCGCAATAAATCGCTGCCGTGAGGCCAATGGAGAGAAACCTCTGAGATGGAAGAAGGGGGCAATTGCCTCGATTTCCGCCTATATGGCCTCCACCTCAGCGGGCAAGCCTATTGATATCAAAGTTCCCGACAATCCTAATGCCATGGCTGCGTACCAGGATGGCAAGGAGTTCTATTACAGTCGGCGCGGGCAGCTCAATTTCTCTTGCGCAAGCTGCCACGTACAGAACCCGGGCAAGTGGATTCGGGCAGATTTTCTGTCGCCATCACTGGGTCAGCCCGCCAACTTCCCGGTACACCGGTCCAAGTGGGGCGAGCTGGGCACATTGCATCGCCGCTTTGCCGGATGTAACAACAACGTGCGTGCAGATCCGTTGCCAGCCCAAAGTGAGGAATATCGGAATCTTGAGTATTTCCTTACCTACATGAGCAATGGGTTACCTGTAGTTGGACCAGCCACGCGGCCGTAG
- the soxB gene encoding thiosulfohydrolase SoxB: MTISRRDFLMAMQAAALAGLAPKLALAKGGEGLYDAPKFGNVRLLHLTDIHAQLLPVHFREPNVNLGIGPSRGKVPHLVGSHFLDHFGIPSDSRRSHAFTYLNYREAAQEYGKLGGFAHLKTLIDQLREQAGAGNSLLLDGGDLWQGSGTAVWTNGEDMVEASNQLGIDVLTAHWEFTYPEQQIRKNLSAFKGEFVAQNVFLSDEAMFMGAESFDEMSGRVFKPYTIRELGGKRVAVIGQAFPYTPIANPSYFIPDWRMGIRESEMQSLVNEIREKEKVNAVVVLSHNGMDVDLKMASRVTGIDAILGGHTHDAVPQPTEVTNPGGKTLVSNAGTNGKYVAVLDLDIGNNGVRGYQYKLLPVFSDLIKPDPSMTRFIEEVRAPYLGRLDEKLAMADELLYRRGNFNGTMDQVICDAQRQVLDAQIALSPGFRWGTTVLPGDDILMEDVMNATAITYPETYVREMSGADLKLIMEDVADNLFNKDPYYQQGGDMVRVGGMDYTCDPTGTMNGRISDMRLDDGERIEANKMYKVAGWATVNSRAPGRPIWDVVADYLRSEKTVKIEKFNTPKLKNVQGNPGLEDYAG, from the coding sequence GTGACAATTTCCCGAAGAGACTTCCTGATGGCCATGCAAGCGGCAGCCTTGGCTGGGCTTGCCCCGAAACTTGCTTTGGCAAAAGGCGGCGAGGGACTTTACGACGCACCAAAGTTTGGTAATGTACGACTGCTGCATCTCACCGATATTCATGCCCAGTTGCTCCCCGTTCATTTCCGGGAACCAAACGTTAACCTTGGGATTGGTCCCAGTAGAGGCAAGGTCCCTCACCTTGTAGGCAGTCACTTCCTGGACCATTTCGGCATACCCTCTGATAGCCGTCGCTCTCACGCCTTCACCTATCTGAATTACCGGGAAGCCGCGCAGGAATATGGAAAACTTGGAGGATTTGCCCATCTTAAAACCCTCATAGACCAACTTCGGGAGCAGGCGGGTGCCGGCAACTCACTTCTGCTCGACGGAGGCGATCTATGGCAAGGTTCTGGAACAGCTGTCTGGACCAACGGTGAAGATATGGTCGAAGCCAGCAACCAGCTTGGTATCGACGTCCTGACCGCGCACTGGGAATTCACCTATCCGGAACAGCAAATCCGTAAGAACTTGAGCGCCTTTAAAGGAGAGTTTGTTGCCCAGAACGTCTTCCTTTCTGACGAAGCCATGTTCATGGGTGCGGAATCTTTTGATGAAATGAGTGGCCGCGTCTTCAAGCCCTACACAATCCGTGAACTAGGGGGCAAACGGGTCGCAGTCATAGGCCAGGCATTTCCTTACACACCGATAGCCAACCCTTCCTATTTTATTCCTGACTGGCGCATGGGGATCAGGGAATCAGAAATGCAGTCCCTGGTTAATGAAATCCGGGAAAAGGAAAAGGTGAATGCCGTTGTGGTGCTTTCTCACAATGGCATGGACGTTGACCTGAAAATGGCAAGCCGCGTAACAGGTATCGATGCCATCCTGGGCGGTCACACTCACGATGCCGTTCCACAACCCACGGAGGTGACAAACCCAGGCGGTAAGACATTGGTCAGTAACGCCGGCACTAACGGAAAATACGTTGCAGTCCTGGATCTGGATATCGGCAATAACGGTGTACGGGGCTATCAATACAAACTGCTACCCGTATTTTCAGACTTGATCAAACCGGATCCCTCGATGACGAGATTTATTGAAGAGGTCCGCGCGCCATATCTGGGCAGGCTCGACGAAAAACTCGCGATGGCCGACGAGCTGCTTTACCGACGGGGTAATTTCAACGGCACCATGGACCAGGTGATCTGCGATGCGCAACGACAGGTGCTTGATGCCCAGATTGCGCTTTCGCCGGGCTTCCGATGGGGCACGACCGTGCTGCCGGGCGACGACATCCTGATGGAAGATGTGATGAATGCCACCGCGATCACCTATCCGGAGACCTACGTGCGGGAGATGTCAGGCGCCGACCTCAAACTAATCATGGAAGATGTGGCCGACAATCTGTTCAACAAGGATCCATATTATCAGCAGGGCGGCGATATGGTTCGCGTTGGCGGTATGGATTACACCTGCGATCCCACCGGCACTATGAATGGCCGGATTTCGGATATGCGACTGGATGACGGTGAACGGATTGAAGCGAACAAAATGTATAAAGTCGCTGGTTGGGCCACGGTTAACTCGCGGGCACCGGGCCGACCTATATGGGATGTGGTTGCCGATTATCTGCGGTCCGAAAAGACTGTGAAAATCGAAAAGTTCAATACTCCGAAGCTCAAAAATGTCCAGGGTAACCCGGGACTTGAAGACTATGCAGGGTAG
- the soxY gene encoding thiosulfate oxidation carrier protein SoxY: protein MTDQRRRGFLKGMLGAGVAGFALGSGIVPLRVEAATAPDASDWPDKAFKTPGVDETIAELYGMEASESDKITMDLPTIAQNGAVVPVTVETSLPNVTSIGLLVAENPNALAAYFDIPEGTLPFVSNRLKMAETTDVVAVVISDGKAYKATQNVKVTVGGCGG, encoded by the coding sequence GTGACTGACCAAAGGCGAAGAGGCTTTTTGAAGGGGATGCTGGGCGCAGGTGTCGCAGGGTTCGCACTGGGTTCCGGCATTGTGCCGCTGCGAGTCGAGGCCGCAACCGCTCCCGACGCATCTGACTGGCCGGACAAGGCCTTCAAGACCCCGGGGGTGGATGAAACCATCGCCGAACTTTACGGGATGGAAGCGAGCGAATCCGACAAGATCACCATGGACTTGCCGACTATTGCCCAGAATGGCGCAGTCGTACCCGTGACCGTCGAAACCTCGCTCCCTAATGTAACCAGCATTGGATTGTTGGTCGCCGAGAACCCCAACGCCCTGGCGGCCTATTTCGACATTCCTGAAGGCACACTGCCTTTCGTATCGAACCGCCTGAAAATGGCTGAGACGACGGATGTTGTAGCAGTCGTTATTTCTGACGGCAAGGCCTACAAGGCGACCCAGAACGTGAAAGTCACCGTTGGCGGCTGCGGCGGCTAA